attgattgatttattagtttttggctgtgctgggtcttcgttgctgcacgcgggctttctctagttgtggcgagcgggggctgctcttcgCTGTGGGCGCGGACTTGTTGCGATGGCTTGTTACCTGTCccgttgtggagcacgggcttcggtagctgtggtgctgggctcagtagttgcggatAGCTGGCTCTCAGGCCCCAGCACACGGACTTGGCTGCTTCGAGGCATGTGgcgtcttcccggaccaggatcgaacccgtgtcccctgcaagAGTCTGTTGGCGCGCAGACTCTTAACTACTGgcacccctgggaagccctgtgccgAGTGTTTAACGTGAATTCTCTCTTGTCCTCACAACGGCCCTCTGAGAGAtggggagcgggggtggggtCCACAGCCGCAGAGCCAGTGAAGAGCAGAGGAGGAAGGCTGGTTCTCCCTGAGTTAGGCAGGGGCTTCAAATCTGGGTtcagtgccccccaccccagccccacctgctGGGCCCCGTAGCCCTCGGCCTGCGCTCTGGCCCTCTTGCCCCTGGGAGAAGCTGGCCCCGCTCCTGAGCACCTCTTCTGATCCCCTGGTTTGGGACATGCCTCTTCGGGTGCCGGGTGccgggcatgggggtggggggcagcacgGCAGTGGGGAAGGGGCTGGGTAAACAGGATGGTCACACCCAGGGTGACAAACCCAGGCACAGGTCGGTGGTGGTTGGGGCCTTCCAGGGGGATGCGGCTTCCAGCGAAGCTCTGAAGGGCGGGTGTCGGGTGATGGGACAGGGTTCTGGGCAGAGGAAGCAGCAGGTCCCAGTGCCAGGGAGAGAGGCAGGTGTGGGGACAGAAGGTAGTTCAGAGCAGCTGGCGCTGTGGGGAGGCACAGGCCCAGCCCTCGGCGTTGAGACACCTAAGCTGCAGGTCGGCCCACCGGAGGCCacggcggggcggggtgggggtgcgggggcTGTGAGAGGAGCCTCTGTGGAGGCGGGGAGGCGGCGCCGCCGGCCCGTGACCCTATGAGCTTCAATTCTGGGAAAGGGGAAGCTGCTGGGGCCTGAGGAGGCTGGGTGGGGACACAGCTTCCTCTTTCTCCGAGGCCTGCAGGGCTACGCTGCTCTGGGGCTCTGGCACCTCCTGTGAGGGGCCCTGGTCGCAGCTTTCCTTCTTGGCTTGCTTCCAGGGAATTTCTGGTCCTAATTGTTTGGGCCTTTTTAGGAGGGTGGGGACGGGCCGTGTGTGAGAaccctctcccctcaccccccaaTATCGCCATGTTTCATGGAGGCCTCCGGCTCTAGACGCTGGCCGGGGAGGGCTTTGTGGTGAACGAGACAGACGCCCCTGCCcttgctgctgtctgtgggggcAGAcagtaaacaagcaaacaaataattACAAACCCTGGCGGGAGGCGCAGAGGGAGGGGGGGGTCACAGGACCCACATCAGGCTACCTCATCTAAACCTCGGGCAGCCCTGCTCTGGGGATGAGCAGCTCCCACttccagatgaggagactgagaccCATCGAGGTGAAGCAGGGGCTCAGGTCCCGCAGGGAGCTGGGGACTGTGGGGAACAGGCGCCAGGCTGGCTTCTGGGAGGAGTGGCCTTTAAGCTAACTTCTTTTTGTGCCCCCGGGGCCCTGGGGGTGGTTCTCCTCTGCCAGGAACCCTGGGGCCAGAGAGGACCACCGTACCAGCTGCCACCCCTTTCAGGGCCTCAGTCTGCCCATCTCTGACAGCCCTCCCCCCAGGAAGCCCTCGGGAGGTGCCCTGAGGTGCTGGGCTTTGGAAGGTCCCTGATTGCCCTGCCTGCTGGGAGacagggtgggggagggtggaggcTTCACCCACTGCCCCCCTCCGCCCACCCAGCCAAGGGCTTGATGGGAACTTGCTCTTCAGTCAGCGTTCCAGGGCTCCCAGCATAGGTGCTGGAGGCCTGGTGGGGAGAAAGCTCAGAGGGGAGTCAGAGCAGCAGGTGTCCGCGTGTGCAGGGGGTTCTGGGTGGCGGCCAGCAGCTGCCTGACTGGACAGGTCCGCCGGGGGCTCAGGCTGAGTGTAGGGGCCCGGGGAGCTGCTAGTAAGCAGAGACTCGGGGCGGTCAGACTGGAGTAAGTGCTGGTTTGGGTAATTAGAAGGCTCATAATTAGAAGGCATCAGGCGCGAGTGTCTGTGAATGTGCCAGAGGGGGCCCTCGCTGGCTTTGAGTCTAGGCCCTTGGACCCCACTTTCCTCCTGGAAGTCTCGAGATCAGAGCTCCCCGTCCGTCTGGAGGTCAGCAGCTGCACAGCCCCTGCCTGCGGGCACAGGTCACCCAGCAGGTGCCAGTCACGGGGTGGGACTCAGGCCGGGGTGGGGGGACCTCTCCTCTGTGGCCAACCAGCCTCTGACTTTCCACACCTCCCCCAGCCCTCTGGGCCCACCCTGGGGATACGGAGGGGCTCTGGGGCTGGACGGGGCTGTGGGGCTGGCATTGAGGCCTTGGGACTCAGGGTCGGCTGTGGGTGAGCTCCGTGACGAACAAAGGAGGGAGCCTTTGTTGAGTGGGAGCGGGgcctgggaaggggagggacaCGTGTCACCCCGCTGGAGGAGGCGCCAGTGGAGGCTGGGTCAGAGGATGCCCCCCATCAGGTGCTGACGGCCAGGCTGCGGCGTTCACTGTGCTCCGTGGCCGGACCTTCTGTCCTGGGTTTTCCCTTGAGCTGGCCTTGGGCCGAGAGCCCCCGCCAGTGACCTGGAGAGTCCCGAGGTTGATGTAACTCAAACCCCCGGTCCCACGAGGTCCGTACCAGGCCAGGCCCACAGCACGGCCGGGTCAgtttcctctgcctcccccttcgaGTGGGAAGTCCTGGCCGCTTGTAGGCCAGGAGGCTGTCCTGTGGCCTGGGCTTTACCGCGGGCAGTGCTTCTTCGGCCAGGCTGCCCGTCGGACTCTGAGGCTCCAGGCAGGGCCCCTCCAGGTGCTGGGCTTGGCTGCCCGAGGCTGCCCCACGGAGGTCACCGGCTGCCCGAGacactctccctccctcccgAGCCTGGAGCGTGGCCTCCTGGGGGGGCGTCACGGGACTCCCTGGCTCTGCCGCTTGTCCCTTTTGTCATCTAAGCCAAATCCTTCTCCCTGCTCTTCAGCCGTGTCTGCCGGCTGGAGACTTTTCTCCCGGCACGGCCAGTGCCCGCCACACTCCGTGCCCTCGTGTGCCACGCTTGGTGTCTTGGCTCTTCCCTCCGCCCGGCACGGTCAATCTGTTGGTCGTAGGTCTTCCTGGGGTGTGAGCTCCCTGAGGACAAGGGGCGGAGTACACAGGAGGCGCCTGGGAGAAGACGGAAGGCTTGAGTGCGGGCTGCGACGACCACCCTGTCCCCTGTCCCCGCAGGTCTGCCCAGGGCTCTGAGGGGCAGGCCGGGCACTCTGGAGAAGCCGGCCAAGGGTGGACAGTGGGCCCGCGGGAGGACCAGGGCTGTGGTGGGGTCGGGCTGGGGGAGGCCACGCGCAGGCGCTTTGGGGGAAAGGACGTCTGGAAGGGCCTCCGGCAGGAGAGGCCTTAATGTTGGGCTTTGAAGTGTGGCGGAGCAGGCCTTCCTTGGAGCAGAAGCAGCAAGAGTGAAGGCAGGCAAGCAGAGAGGTGGGCTTGCCTGTGGCCCCCAGAGTTCTGAGAGGCGGGAGCCCTGAGAGCTGGGGATGTGAACGGAGAGGCCCCTCGttcctcccacccccgccccaagcTGTCGGTCCCTTCCTGCCACGCTTCCCTGCTTGGCCTGGGGCAGCTGGCTGTTCGTGGACGAGGCCGGAAACCCCCCAAGCCCGTGCTGCCCTGCGAGGCTGCCCCAGCCTTCTGCCTGCCCACACCATCTCCCcaccttccctcccatccagcccCGTCCGGGAACACACGCTGGGAACACAGTGGCCGCCTCTTCCGTCTCCACCCGCTGGGGCCTGAGGATGAAGCTGAGCCCGCCACCCTGGTCCCTGTCCTGTCTCCTCGTGGTGAGTGGGGATGGGACAGGGGGAGGCGTGACCTGAGCCCTCAGGAGCCTCGTGCTGAGGTGGGTTACGCAGCCCTTCCTTTGAGGAGCAGAGACAGTCTGGCCCACGCCTCTCTTGGTGCCCCTGGCCTCCCAGTGCTTGGCACGAGCTGGAACCAGGTCTGGAGCCTGAGGAGGTCCCTCACACCCACCATGTGACATTCCCTCTGCCCGTCAGGGTAGCTGGCTCGACCCTGCACCTGTCCCAAGCTGGGGCCCCATCAGAGGACTGGAGAAGGGGGATTCAGGGCAGATAGTTCACACCTGGAATGGGAAAAGAGGGCGCTCCAAGAGGAATGGGTGGGATGCAAATTGAGACGATCCTTCCCTTGGGACCTGTCATGCCCTCTGTGGGTGCCAGGCTGTGAATGGGCTGGCCTTGCATGGCAGGGAGGTCACAGAAGAGGATATGGTCCCAGAGCCTCGGCCAAGGGCCAGAAACACCACCTGTAGACTCGGCCCGAGGGATGATGAAATGAGGCTGGTTAATGACATTTTCAGCCGTGATGTGGGGGCCAAGGCAGCAAGCAGGAAGTGGGGCGGAACTTGAGAGAGGAATTTGGAAGAACGTCCTCCTCATTGTCCAGGTTAGCTCCAAGGCTGTGACTCAAAAACCCAAGGGTTCGAGAGCCTGCCCTGGCCCTGTCGGGGGATTTCTGGCACTTTCCAGAAGCAGATGTGCTTCCCTCCTTGCCTGGGCAGTGGCAATGCAGCAGGGCTGAGGCAGGCAGGTTGGACTTGTGCATAGGGACTGCAGCTCGAGGGTGCCCCGAAGCCTGGGGGCGGCCCAGGAACCGGAGGCCCCTGTGCCTGGGGCGGCAAGTCGGAGGGCCCGCCGCTGCCGTGCCCCAGTGCTTTCTGCCCCCTGAGTGTGTCCTTCCCTGTGTCCTTCCAGCTGCTGCCCTGGCCTCTGGCCACTGCCACACCGACAGCCCCTCGGCAGTGCCCACCTGGGCAGGAGCCCAACCTGGTGAGCTCGCCCTGCCCGTCGGCCTCTCCTGGGAAGACTGAGGGCCGGGGCAGGGAGCCCAGGCCTGGCTTCTGGCTCTGTTCTCACTCTTTCCCTCCTGCAGGAACCAGGGTGGGGCACATTATGTAGGTCCTGCCCCCCAGGCACCTTCTCGGCTTCCTGGGGCTCTCGCCCGTGCCAGCCACACTCACGCTGCAGCCCTCGAGGGAGGCTAGAGGCCCAGGTGGGCACGGCAACACAAGACGCACTATGTGGAGACTGCCAGCCTGGGTGAGCCATGGGGTGGAGCGAGGGGGTTCATGACCCGGAGGCCAGGACTTGAGATCCTGGGGTCCCAGCCTCACTCACCCCTTGAGTGGGCCTCAGacttcccatctgtgaaatggggtggGTCGGGACCGGTGAGGGTGCCCGTGGGGAAGGTCCAGCCTCTCTAAGGACGGCCTTTGGGCTTCAGTGACATCTTCCCTCCCTGCAGGTGGTTCTCCCCTGCAGAGGCCCCCGGTGTTCCCTGCTGGCCATGCTCCCGGACCCCTCTGGGTGGCCGCAGCTGTTTCAGTGAGTGCAGATGGGGCTAGGACTGGTGGGGATGTGTGGGAAGGGGTCTGGAGAGCTTGAGCCCGAGGGCCCCTCTGTGTCCATCTGGGGCAGTGGGATCCTTACTCCCCTAGCCCAGGGTATCCAGCAGGAGGTGGTCACTTGGTCCGCTGGCTGTCTCTTCTCTTTCCATCTCCGAGGGACAGAGACTGTCACAGCTGGGGGCTCACGTCCCAACCCGTCTCCTGTCCTTCCTTCTCCCCCTCAAAACGACCCACATGGACGAGTGTgagcatacacactcacacacgtgcACCTCCTCTCACCCGTGGAGTTGGTCACTTTCTGAGGAAACCAGCTGATGGGCCAGGCTTGTGGAGAGGCAGGGTCTGGTGCCCTGTGCCCAGGCACGTGTGCACCACTGCCTTTTGTTTACACTCTGGCCTAGATGGGGGCTCAGGGTCTGGCCATCCTGATGGTCAAGTGGCTAAAAAGGAGGGGGCTGAGCTGGCCTTGGCTTCCCCAACGTGGTGGACAGTGGGTGGCTGTGGGCCTATCAGTATCACAAATCCCACCCCTGCCCCGTGACTCAGCCCTGGGCCTTGCTGAgtgtctgcctctctgcctctgtcctgcCTCCATCCTCCGTGGTGCTCAGAACGGGGGCGACGGGCCCGACGTGGCGTGGAGGTGGCCGCAGGGGCCGGTGGTGCAGCGGAGACGCGGCAGCCTGGGAACAGCACGCGGGCAGGCAGCCCCGAGGAGACGGCTGCCCAGTACGCAGTGATCGCCATCGTGCCCATCTTCTGTCTCATGGGGCTGCTGGGCATCCTGGTGTGCAACCTGCTCAAGCGGAAGGGCTACCACTGCACGGCCCAGAAGGAGGTCGGGCCTGGCCCCGGAGGCGGAGGCAGCGGTGAGGCCCAGCCGGGGGTTGAGTGGGAGGCGGGTTGGCCCAGCCTAGCTCAGCTTGGGGTCACCTGAGGCAATCTACTTGGCCTGGAAGGGTGATCAGGAGAGTTTCCTGGAGGTGTGGCACGTGGGCAAACTGATAAAGTGGAAGGAAGGCTGAGATGGCCCAAGGTGGCAACTGGGGCAGAACAGGCAGAGAGGTCAAGGGGCTGCAGCGGGATTCCCTCCCAGCTGGAGGAGTCTGGACCCCTTTGGGGCTGCTGCTGTGTGTGTAGTTAAAGGTTAGACTGCCTCCTGAGTACTCAGGGTGACCTCTGGCCTCTGGCCTGAAGGGCTGGCAGGGCAGCTGACCTGGACAGGCACCATGAGAGGCTCCGGTTTCAGCTCCAGGCTGTGGTTTGAGTTACAAGCCCTGGAACCAGAGGGAAAGACATGTTCGTCCTGCCCCTCCCCTAGGGCCTTAGagcccttttcttttttcccttaccCCTCCTTGGCCAAGTCAAGATTGAATGGTGCCTCCCATGCCAGTCCCCTTTCCAGCCCCTGTCTCTGCAGGGCCAGGAGGGGGACAGGACAGGAACTTTGGGCAGGCCACTTAGCCTGGAACCACATGTTTTCCTAGGACTCCCTTTAACTTGCTGGCTGCTGCCTGGGTGCAAGTCCTAGGAGCTCTGCTGCTGGCCCAGGATTCATTGTATGGCCCATTCTCGTGCCCTTGAGGTCTGGGCCCTTGGTTAGTTACGAAGAAGACAGGGCAGTGTGCAGGGCGTGACAGGCCCAGAACGGCAGAGTGTGCTGGGGCTGGCGGGGGTTCTGGGCAGAGAGGCCACACACAGCTCCCTGAGGCTGAGGAGAGGGCAGGCCCTGGGAGAGGctggcccccaccccacacactctGTGCAGGATGGTGGAGTTCAGGTGGCCCTGAAACTGCTCAGCACCTGGGGCTGCCAGGTGCAGGGAGCGGTGGTGCTGAGCAGTGAAGCTGGTAACAGCTCAGAGCCAGAGCTGAGGCCCTAGACGCGCACACACCCGGGCCTGGGGCGCCCTCTGCTGCCAAATCCGGGCGTAGCCGGCGAGCAGCAGCGTGTCCCTCCCGCTTCTTCCCTGGAGTCGTGGTGGTTCTCTCTCCTCCAGGGACGAACCCTGCCTGCCGGCCTGAGGACGCCAGTGAGGACACCATTGGGGTCTTGGTGCGCCTGATCACAGAGAAGAAAGGTGAGGAGGGAGGTCTGGCCCCATCCCCGCGCCAGAGCGCTGCTCTGCCCCTCCCGCCGGCGCGCCTCGGGCAGCCTGGCCCTCTGACCGTGTGGCTGGCGGTGCTGCCCCCTTTCTTGCTCGGTGAGCGGGGGAGGAAAAGGCACACGGCCGGCCCTGGGGAGGAGTGAGTGGGCAGGGGGCCGGTGCGGGGGCGGGTCCTCCCTGGCTGCCCAGAGCCAGGTTCTGAGAGCAGCTGCCCACAGAGAATGCCGCGGCGCTGGAGGAGCTGCTGAAGGAGTACCACAGCCGACAGCTGGTGCAGACCAGCCACCGGCCTCTGCCCAGGTGAGCCGGCAGGCGGGCCCCCGACAGCAGGTACTCGGCCTGCCTCCCGGTGACTCGGCCCTGGGGTGCGTTTCCCCTCCTGTCTCTCCGGGGTCTCCTGGGCCTGCCCCGCCCCGTGACCCTCCCGCCTGTGTTCCCCACAGGCTGCCGCCGGGCCCGCCCAGCATGCCGCACGTTTGCCCGCATCGCCAGCACCTCCACACCGTGCAGGGCCTGGCCTCGCTCTCGGGCCCCTGCTGCTCCCGTTGTAGCCAGAAGAAGTGGCCCGAGGTGCTGCTGTCCCCTGAGGCTGCAGCTGCCACCACTCCTGCCCCCAGACTCCTGCCCAACCCAGCCAGGACCCCCAAGGCTGGGGCCAAGGCCGGACGCCAGGGCGAGATCACCATCTTGTCTGTGGGCAGGTGAGGAGGGCACAGACCACAGGTGACCCCTGACGGCTgtgggggaggcagggctggaggtCGATCTGTGGGCAGCCCCACCCTTCCTGGCCTCAGTGGGCCTCTCTTTGCAGTGGGCGTTGCCAGGGTCCTCGCCCTGATAACACCTGGGCCCCCATGACACCTAAGAACCTGGTCACACACAGCCTAGAGTTGGGAGCCCGGCAGTGGGCGAGAAGACATGGGGAGGGCTCAGGCTCTGATCCAGGAACTTGCTGTGCAACCTCACACCTGGGGATCCCCCTCTAATGGGGGAACATGGCATCGCCGCTCCTCACAGGTTCCGCGTGGCCCGAATTCCCGAGCAGCGCGTGAGTTCAGTGGCCTCCGAGGTGAAGACCATCACGGAGGCTGGGCCCTCAGGGGGTGAGCTCCCCAACTCCCCACGACCTGGCCTCCCCAGTGAACAGCGGGCACTTCTAGGAAGTGGTGGAAGCCATGCTAAGTGGCCAAAGCCCCCAGCAGAGAACAAGGCTGAGGTGAGGACCCGAGTGGGAAGGGGTCTTGTCAGCACCTGGGCCACTTCCGTGGCGGACAAGGCAGGGGTGGAGGTCCACAGGGCGCTGGGCAGGGGCTGCTTTCTTGGAGCCAGAAGCCCCCTGACAGCTCTGATCCCTCAACTCTGTCCCCCAGGAGAACCGCTATGTGGTCCGGCTAAGTGAGAGCAACCTGGTCATCTGAGGAGCTGTCCCGTCTGAGGACCCTGCAGCCCTGCCCTGGGCGGTTccgagggcttcctggaggagggggagcTGCAGCTGGGCCCATGAGGATCCAGAAACGCCAGCAGACAAAACCGCCAAGGCCTGGAGGTGGGAGTGTCCACCCCGGTGAGGAGACAGGAGGCCGGCCATCGGGTGCTGTGTGCAGGAGCAGGTGGAGGCCCCCTCCCGTCCCCGCCACCCATTTCCCTCCCGCAGGTccttgagcctgtgccctgcccTGACCTCTGCTCCACTGGGCGGCTAGGCCTTGTGGTGGGGAAGGGCCCTCTGCCTGGCACCCCTGGCCCCACCCTTGCCCCTGTAGGGGGGACTTCTCCCTCCTTTTCTGACAGGTCCTATAAAGGACCTGGGCTGGGAGCTGAGTTTTGGGTTCTCGTCCAGGTCAAGCCCCTGGCCATTACTGGGTCCCAGTTCTTTCGACTGTGAAGTGGGGGTAGCGGCACCGCGGCGCACAGGGCCTTCCCGCCTCGCAGGCTCTGGGCTGGGTCGTGGGGGTGGAGAGCTCGACTCCACACTGCCCCTCCCACTAGTAGCTTTATCTGACCCCGTTTTTGCTGCTTCAGGCCCTCCGCCTTCAAGTCCCCCCAGGGCTGCCTGAATGTGGCTCTGCATACATAAGGGGCCTAATGCATGTGCCTGCCTCTGCCCCTGCTGTTTTTATTGAAACTGAAGAAACAGACTTGACCTGGGCAGGACTGTGGAGCAGAGCCCCAGCCACCCCCACGATCTCAGGCGCTTCGGAGGGAAGTGGCGTGTGCGACGGGGCTGGGAAGGGGCCTCTGGCCTCGGTGGTGTGTGTCCCTGCGGTGTTGGTGTTTGTCCCCTGGCCTGGGCAGTGCAGGCGACTGCTCCACCTCCGTTTCCACACTGGCTCAGCAGTCTCGTTATTTATGTGGGGCTGTGCAGGCACGGGCCCACGGCTGTCCCCGTTTCTCTTATTTATTGAAACTTGGCTGTTGTCCATCCTTGTGTCTCCATACTCATCCATTgttgaataataaaaatgtggGAAAGTAGTGTCAGGAGGAGCTGCTTGTCCTTGTGCCTCTTCCCAGGTTGCCCATTCACTGCATAGTTCTGTGTCAGGCCCTGTGTGTGGGACATGCCATCCCTCCCCTGGCAGTGTCTGCTGTTTGGCAGGTGGGGCACCAGATGAAGTGGGGCCAGAGGTGGCCTCGCAGGTCATCTGGCCTTATCTGCCCTTGGGTAAGGAAGAGCTGCAGTCCAACCATAGGTACAGGCTTCAGGGAGAGGGGGTTTTTAGTTAATTCCAGGTTCTTTTGGTGTTTTGTATTGGAGGAAGGAGACGTATTTAAACACTAATGGCAAAGAGGCTCAAGGAGGCTGAAGAACCAAGAAGTGATGCCTGGTGGAatccggggtgggggtggaaggggACACCCTGGGAAGGCTCAGGCTTGCTCCTGGGAGACGGCAGTGGCCACGCTGGGCATATGCCCGAAGCCTGACTTCACATGGGGCAGAAGCCATGGTGGGGCCCAGCCTGGCAGCTGTGAAGACTCCTGTCCTGAGGGGAGGCTGGGCAGATTCAAGTGGAGACGCaacctctcccttcctctcacctctctagagcacaggcttctctctgcaGCTTCTCAGGTGGGCAGGAAAGGGAGGGCACCTCTGAGGATTCAGGAGACAAAGTATCACCTGCTCTcaagaggggagggaaggatacAGGCTGGACATCAAGAGGAATTTTCTGGAGCATCAGAGGTTCAGCATCATCTAGAGATCGAGAGTCTAGAACAGTGTTGTAGGGGACCAACGGGCACCAGTGCACCCAGGGAATGTTCCCTGGGGCCACCGTGCTGCTGTTGGTGTCCCTACTCGCCAGGGTGTGGCTTCTTAGACTTGGCTGCCCCGAGCCAACCAACCCCACTTCACCGAGTGCCTGGATGACACCCTGAGATGAGGATGAGATAGTGCCCTGGGTCAAAGGGGAGGCTGACCCTCCCACCCTCTGGCCTCCGTTCCCAGAGGGAAGCTGGACTCTGATCTCTGGGATGAGGCACATACAGATGCCAGTGAGGGTGGAGACTGAGGCTGggtctgagcttcccaggtgaggtAATGGACACCCATCTCAGTGCTGGCCCCTGGGGTAATAGGCACTGGTCACCTCCAGACCACGCCTGCCACCCCAATTTCCTGCTTGCTGgaaggtaagaaaaaggaatggCTCTGGCCCCAGTCTCTTCACTTGATCCTTGGGGATACTGAAGCCACCTCCCAAAAGGGAGATGAGCTGAGGACCAGCTAGGGGTGCGTCTGATATGGTTGACCCTGAGGACCCCCCTCTCACCTGGAAGCTTTCCTGGCTCTAAAACCTACTCTTGAGCTGAAGGTAGGCCGAGGCTGCTGGCAGGGTGGGAGCTAGAGGACAAGGTGGGGCTCTGGGTGGCCAATGAGGACAGTTCTGAGCTTGACCTCTTCTCACTCTGCTGCCCCTCCTCCGTGGGCTAGAATGGCGGGTGCCTCGGCCCAGGTCTCCGCCTCCCACCTGCTC
This portion of the Bos taurus isolate L1 Dominette 01449 registration number 42190680 breed Hereford chromosome 15, ARS-UCD2.0, whole genome shotgun sequence genome encodes:
- the RELT gene encoding tumor necrosis factor receptor superfamily member 19L isoform X1; the protein is MMTGLRVASKSPVYLATPFLVWSPEGVDPRSGWSGTAPAVPAGHERWRHRAARPGRRAPARPRAATRGGGRGPGSDVGGGAGGRDARRRGRASSRPGRRFIQKARSLRGRPGAHRHGPGHRVDPGAGLLEGAARSSWGVSSLRTRGGVHRRRLGEDGRLECGLRRPPCPLSPQPRPGTHAGNTVAASSVSTRWGLRMKLSPPPWSLSCLLVLLPWPLATATPTAPRQCPPGQEPNLEPGWGTLCRSCPPGTFSASWGSRPCQPHSRCSPRGRLEAQVGTATQDALCGDCQPGWFSPAEAPGVPCWPCSRTPLGGRSCFKRGRRARRGVEVAAGAGGAAETRQPGNSTRAGSPEETAAQYAVIAIVPIFCLMGLLGILVCNLLKRKGYHCTAQKEVGPGPGGGGSGTNPACRPEDASEDTIGVLVRLITEKKENAAALEELLKEYHSRQLVQTSHRPLPRLPPGPPSMPHVCPHRQHLHTVQGLASLSGPCCSRCSQKKWPEVLLSPEAAAATTPAPRLLPNPARTPKAGAKAGRQGEITILSVGRFRVARIPEQRVSSVASEVKTITEAGPSGGELPNSPRPGLPSEQRALLGSGGSHAKWPKPPAENKAEENRYVVRLSESNLVI
- the RELT gene encoding tumor necrosis factor receptor superfamily member 19L isoform X2, with the translated sequence MKLSPPPWSLSCLLVLLPWPLATATPTAPRQCPPGQEPNLEPGWGTLCRSCPPGTFSASWGSRPCQPHSRCSPRGRLEAQVGTATQDALCGDCQPGWFSPAEAPGVPCWPCSRTPLGGRSCFKRGRRARRGVEVAAGAGGAAETRQPGNSTRAGSPEETAAQYAVIAIVPIFCLMGLLGILVCNLLKRKGYHCTAQKEVGPGPGGGGSGTNPACRPEDASEDTIGVLVRLITEKKENAAALEELLKEYHSRQLVQTSHRPLPRLPPGPPSMPHVCPHRQHLHTVQGLASLSGPCCSRCSQKKWPEVLLSPEAAAATTPAPRLLPNPARTPKAGAKAGRQGEITILSVGRFRVARIPEQRVSSVASEVKTITEAGPSGGELPNSPRPGLPSEQRALLGSGGSHAKWPKPPAENKAEENRYVVRLSESNLVI